Proteins encoded by one window of Nicotiana tabacum cultivar K326 chromosome 10, ASM71507v2, whole genome shotgun sequence:
- the LOC107807093 gene encoding uncharacterized protein LOC107807093 → MALVLRYVDENGEVVDRFVGLVHVSDTSAFSLKEAIYSVLSEHSLSPSQICGQDYDGASNMRGEINVLKSLIMKESSSAYYIHCFEHHQLQLTLVNIAKKYLDVEDFFCHVTNVLNVIGGSFKRGDLLRHLQVENLEQLLESSEVHTGRGLNQEHGLQRPCDTRWGSPFKTLDNFIVIFSSIVRVLEVIQYEGSTSNERNQEKYLLSEITTFKFICMLHLMLKVLAM, encoded by the coding sequence ATGGCTCTTGTTTTGCGTTATGTTGATGAGAATGGTGAAGTGGTAGACCGATTTGTTGGTCTTGTCCATGTTAGTGATACATCGGCATTCTCATTGAAGGAAGCAATCTACTCAGTGCTTTCGGAGCACTCACTAAGTCCATCACAAATATGTGGACAAGATTATGATGGAGCTAGTAACATGAGGGGAGAGATAAATGTTCTCAAGAGTTTGATTATGAAAGAGAGTTCATCGGCATATTACATTCATTGCTTTGAGCATCATCAATTGCAATTGACACTTGTAAATATTGCTAAAAAATATTTGGATGTTGAAGACTTCTTTTGCCATGTTACTAACGTATTGAATGTTATTGGTGGATCTTTTAAGCGCGGAGATTTGCTTCGACATCTTCAAGTTGAAAACTTAGAGCAATTACTTGAGTCTAGTGAAGTTCATACTGGGCGAGGACTAAATCAAGAACACGGGCTTCAAAGACCATGTGACACTCGTTGGGGATCACCTTTCAAAACATTAGataattttattgttattttctcaTCTATTGTTCGTGTGCTTGAAGTGATTCAATATGAAGGTTCTACCTCAAATGAGAGAAATCAAGAAAAATATCTTTTGAGTGAGATAACAACATTTAAATTTATTTGTATGCTTCACTTGATGTTAAAAGTTTTGGCAATGTAA